The following are encoded together in the Deinococcus soli (ex Cha et al. 2016) genome:
- a CDS encoding sigma-E factor regulatory protein RseB domain-containing protein, whose amino-acid sequence MTRSLTLLLLTLGTAHAGDLEDVQAALKQARTQVARGQAEVTVLFPPRATPTRAAAQLPALTVRPALLAKNFSVTRTGTEQVAGRDAARFTLTPKVGDAARWTLWVDLKWNVPLAFEERGADGTLARRAALTRVQSETARVTRPAPPAAPAGLRAALTRALPGLRLPPGFTPVGVQPRGQGLEVALTDGLNGLTLVVAPQDVKAAPGVASRRVGKVFVWLVGNLPQPTLQAALAGVRSATPDPLGTFSASPDSNP is encoded by the coding sequence GTGACACGTTCCCTGACCCTGCTCCTGCTGACGCTGGGCACCGCGCACGCGGGCGATCTGGAGGACGTGCAGGCCGCCCTGAAGCAGGCCCGCACCCAGGTGGCGCGCGGGCAGGCCGAGGTGACCGTCCTGTTCCCCCCGCGTGCCACCCCCACCCGCGCCGCCGCGCAGCTGCCCGCCCTGACCGTGCGGCCCGCGCTGCTGGCGAAGAACTTCAGCGTGACCCGAACCGGCACCGAGCAGGTCGCCGGGCGCGACGCGGCGCGCTTCACCCTGACCCCCAAGGTCGGGGACGCGGCGCGCTGGACGCTGTGGGTGGACCTGAAGTGGAACGTGCCGCTGGCTTTCGAGGAACGCGGCGCGGACGGCACCCTGGCCCGCCGCGCCGCCCTGACCCGCGTGCAGTCAGAGACGGCCCGCGTGACCCGCCCGGCCCCGCCGGCCGCGCCCGCTGGCCTACGCGCCGCGCTGACCCGCGCCCTGCCGGGCCTGAGGCTCCCGCCCGGGTTCACGCCCGTGGGCGTGCAGCCGCGCGGGCAGGGGCTGGAGGTGGCCCTGACCGACGGCCTGAACGGCCTGACACTGGTCGTTGCGCCGCAGGACGTGAAGGCCGCGCCGGGGGTCGCCTCGCGCCGCGTGGGGAAGGTGTTCGTGTGGCTGGTCGGGAACCTGCCGCAGCCGACGCTTCAGGCGGCCCTGGCGGGGGTGCGCAGCGCGACCCCGGACCCGCTGGGAACTTTTTCGGCCTCTCCTGACTCCAATCCATAA
- a CDS encoding metal-dependent transcriptional regulator: MTGRSLSRSAEDYLKHLYTLGQAGKVNTQALAAALEVAPASVTGMLRKLTEQGLVSHAPYQGAQLTAEGERVALEVLRHHRLLELFLHRALGVPLDEVHEEAERLEHALSERLEARIAAWLGDPTHDPHGDPIPTLAGELPHQPQRRLSQLAPGDTATVARVPDGDTEQLRAMMAAGLTPGAPLRLDAVDAALGTLTVWATDHTLTLSLGVAAQIHVQTT; this comes from the coding sequence ATGACCGGCCGTTCCCTGTCCCGCTCGGCGGAGGATTACCTGAAGCACCTGTACACGCTGGGGCAGGCGGGGAAGGTGAACACCCAGGCGCTCGCGGCGGCGCTGGAGGTCGCGCCCGCCAGCGTGACCGGCATGCTCCGCAAGCTGACCGAGCAGGGCCTCGTGTCGCACGCACCGTACCAGGGCGCGCAGCTGACCGCCGAGGGCGAGCGGGTGGCGCTGGAGGTCCTGCGGCACCACCGGCTACTGGAACTGTTCCTGCACCGCGCGCTGGGCGTCCCGCTGGACGAGGTGCACGAGGAGGCCGAGCGCCTGGAGCACGCCCTGAGTGAGCGGCTGGAGGCGCGCATCGCGGCGTGGCTGGGCGACCCCACGCACGACCCGCACGGCGACCCGATCCCCACCCTGGCGGGTGAACTGCCGCACCAGCCGCAGCGGCGCCTGTCGCAGCTGGCCCCCGGGGACACCGCGACGGTGGCGCGCGTCCCGGACGGCGACACCGAGCAGCTGCGGGCCATGATGGCCGCCGGGCTCACGCCGGGCGCGCCGCTGCGGCTGGACGCCGTGGACGCCGCGCTGGGCACCCTGACCGTCTGGGCGACCGACCACACCCTGACCCTCTCGCTGGGCGTCGCCGCGCAGATCCACGTGCAGACGACCTGA
- a CDS encoding RNA polymerase sigma factor produces the protein MNDPHDTLSDLHLARLAARDERVFETLVRTHAPQVHRLAASLVGPGAADDIVQEVFIAAHKSLKGFRGEASLSTWLHRITLNACHRALGARQAVPLSDTPEPHAPHNPARAGEQAQVRERLARALAQLPPDQREAVALRELSGLDYAEIAALTGAELGTVKSRIGRGRAALRALLTRAGVTP, from the coding sequence TTGAATGACCCGCACGACACCCTGTCCGACCTGCACCTCGCGCGCCTGGCCGCGCGGGACGAGCGGGTCTTCGAGACGCTCGTGAGAACGCACGCGCCCCAGGTGCACCGCCTCGCCGCCAGCCTCGTGGGGCCGGGCGCGGCCGATGACATCGTGCAGGAGGTGTTCATCGCCGCCCATAAGTCTCTGAAAGGCTTCCGGGGCGAGGCGAGCCTGAGCACCTGGCTGCACCGCATCACCCTGAACGCCTGCCACAGGGCCCTCGGCGCGCGGCAGGCGGTGCCGCTCTCGGACACCCCGGAACCCCACGCGCCGCACAATCCGGCCCGCGCGGGCGAGCAGGCGCAGGTCCGCGAGCGGCTGGCCCGCGCGCTGGCGCAGCTGCCGCCCGACCAGCGCGAGGCGGTCGCCCTGCGGGAACTGTCGGGCCTGGACTACGCCGAGATCGCCGCGCTGACCGGCGCGGAACTCGGCACCGTGAAGAGCCGCATTGGCCGGGGCCGCGCGGCCCTGCGCGCCCTGCTCACCCGCGCCGGAGTGACCCCATGA
- a CDS encoding adenosylcobinamide-GDP ribazoletransferase, which produces MGLMRDQLRAAHLALTFLTTLPLPHVTEVRDGDFARASAYYPLAGYAVGGAVALLLWLDAPLPGGVIAALGVGAWLLLTGMLHFDGLVDSADALFAMKTPAERLVILRDVHMGAFGLATGGLYLLLLWSLLSAPIPPLAPLVAAVAARTLLLLPMNTYPAARAESLGARSREGRIWAAALIAAPTLLIPGAWLAWLAALVGALLVAAFAARRLGGGLNGDTYGMIVVTAELLALGAFAWGR; this is translated from the coding sequence ATGGGCCTGATGCGCGATCAGCTGCGCGCGGCGCATCTGGCGCTGACGTTCCTGACGACCCTGCCCCTGCCGCACGTCACGGAGGTGCGGGACGGGGACTTCGCGCGGGCCAGCGCGTACTACCCGCTGGCCGGGTACGCGGTGGGCGGCGCCGTGGCGCTGCTGCTCTGGCTGGACGCGCCGCTGCCGGGCGGGGTGATCGCCGCGCTGGGCGTGGGCGCGTGGCTGCTGCTGACCGGCATGCTGCACTTCGACGGGCTGGTGGACAGTGCCGACGCGCTGTTCGCCATGAAGACGCCCGCCGAGCGGCTGGTGATCCTGCGGGACGTGCACATGGGCGCGTTCGGACTGGCGACCGGTGGGCTGTACCTGCTGCTGCTCTGGAGCCTGCTCTCGGCCCCCATCCCGCCGCTGGCCCCGCTGGTGGCGGCCGTGGCGGCGCGGACGCTGCTGCTGCTGCCCATGAACACCTACCCGGCGGCCCGCGCCGAGAGCCTGGGCGCCCGTTCACGCGAGGGCCGCATCTGGGCGGCGGCGCTGATCGCCGCGCCCACCCTGCTGATCCCCGGCGCGTGGCTGGCGTGGCTGGCAGCCCTGGTGGGCGCGCTGCTGGTCGCGGCGTTCGCGGCGCGGCGGCTGGGCGGCGGCCTGAACGGCGACACGTACGGGATGATCGTGGTGACGGCCGAACTGCTCGCGCTGGGCGCGTTCGCCTGGGGCCGCTGA